From a region of the Ovis aries strain OAR_USU_Benz2616 breed Rambouillet chromosome 2, ARS-UI_Ramb_v3.0, whole genome shotgun sequence genome:
- the MSMP gene encoding prostate-associated microseminoprotein gives MAPRTLWAGQATGTRGGWGVIYLVASLLLQHPGVHSKCYFQAQAPCHYEGKYFTLGESWLRKDCFHCTCLHPVGVGCCDTSQHPIDFPAGCEVRQEAGTCQFSLVQKSDPRLPCKGGGPDPEWGSANTPVPAAPAPHSS, from the exons ATGGCCCCAAGGACACTCTGGGCGGGACAGGCTACGGGAACTCGGGGAGGCTGGGGGGTCATCTACTTGGTAGCATCTCTGCTCCTCCAGCACCCAGGAGTCCACAGCAAGTGCTACTTCCAAGCTCAAG ccccctgccaCTATGAGGGGAAGTATTTCACCCTGGGCGAGTCTTGGCTGCGCAAGGACTGCTTCCACTGCACCTGTCTGCATCCGGTCGGTGTGGGCTGCTGTGATAC GTCCCAGCATCCTATCGACTTCCCTGCGGGCTGTGAGGTACGCCAGGAGGCAGGAACATGCCAGTTCTCCCTCGTGCAAAAATCTGACCCTCGGCTGCCCTGCAAAGGGGGAGGGCCCGACCCAGAGTGGGGCTCAGCTAACACCCCTGTGCCTGCGGCGCCTGCTCCCCACTCCAGCTAA
- the RGP1 gene encoding RAB6A-GEF complex partner protein 2 isoform X1, with protein sequence MIEVVAELSRGPVFLAGEALECVVTVTNPLPPTATSASSEALAWASAQIHCQFHASESRVALPPPDSSQPEVQPESQTVFLPHRGERGQCILSTPPKILFCDLRLDPGESKSYSYSEVLPVEGPPSFRGQSVKYVYKLTIGCQRVNSPITLLRVPLRVLVLTGLQDVRFPQDEAVAPSSPFLEEDEGGKKDSWLTELAGERLMAATSCRSLHLYNISDGRGKVGTFGIFKSVYRLGEDVVGTLNLGEGTVACLQFSVSLQTEERVQPEYQRRRGAGGAPSVSHITHARHQESCLHTTRTSFSLPIPLSSTPGFCTAIVSLKWRLHFEFVTSREPGLVLLPPMEQPEPATWTGPEQVPVDTFSWDLPIKVLPTSPTLASYAAPGPSTSTITI encoded by the exons ATGATTGAAGTGGTAGCAGAGCTGAGCAGAGGTCCTGTCTTTCTGGCAGGGGAGGCCCTGGAGTGTGTGGTTACAGTCACCAATCCCCTGCCCCCCACGGCCACTTCTGCATCCAG TGAGGCTCTGGCCTGGGCCAGTGCCCAAATCCACTGCCAGTTCCACGCCAGTGAGAGTCGAGTGGCACTTCCTCCCCCCGACTCCAGTCAGCCGGAGGTCCAGCCTGAGAGCCAGACTGTCTTTCTTCCACACCGAG GTGAGAGGGGTCAGTGTATCCTTTCCACTCCACCAAAAATCCTCTTCTGTGACCTGAGGCTAGACCCTGGAGAGTCCAAATCAT ACTCCTACAGCGAAGTGCTGCCTGTAGAGGGACCACCCTCATTTCGGGGTCAGTCAGTCAAGTATGTCTACAAACTGACCATTGGCTGCCAGCGTGTCAACTCACCCATCACTTTACTGAGGGTCCCTCTGAGGGTTCTTGTGCTCACTG GCCTTCAAGATGTCCGGTTTCCCCAGGATGAGGCTGTAGCCCCATCCAGCCCATTCCTAGAGGAGGATGAAGGTGGGAAGAAGGATTCGTGGCTCACCGAGCTGGCTGGGGAGCGCCTCATGGCTGCCACATCCTGCCGAAGCCTCC ATCTGTACAACATCAGTGATGGCCGAGGAAAAGTTGGGACATTTGGCATCTTCAAATCTGTATACAGACTTGGCGAGGATGTGGTGGGGACCTTAAACTTAGGAGAAGGAACTGTAGCTTGTTTGCAG TTCTCAGTGAGCTTACAGACGGAGGAGCGTGTGCAGCCTGAGTACCAGCGGCGCCGCGGGGCAGGAGGTGCCCCCTCGGTGTCCCACATCACTCATGCCCGGCACCAGGAGTCCTGCCTACACACGACCAGAACCagcttctctctccccatccctctcAGCTCCACCCCAGGCTTCTGCACAGCCATTG taTCCTTGAAGTGGCGTTTGCATTTTGAGTTTGTCACCTCCCGAGAACCCGGTTTGGTGCTCCTACCTCCCATGGAACAGCCCGAGCCCGCCACCTGGACGGGGCCTGAGCAAGTGCCTGTGGACACCTTCAGCTGGGACCTGCCCATCAAGGTGCTGCCTACAAGCCCTACCCTGGCCTCCTATGCGGCCCCCGGCCCCAGCACCAGCACTATAACCATCTGA
- the RGP1 gene encoding RAB6A-GEF complex partner protein 2 isoform X3, with product MIEVVAELSRGPVFLAGEALECVVTVTNPLPPTATSASSEALAWASAQIHCQFHASESRVALPPPDSSQPEVQPESQTVFLPHRGERGQCILSTPPKILFCDLRLDPGESKSYSYSEVLPVEGPPSFRGQSVKYVYKLTIGCQRVNSPITLLRVPLRVLVLTGLQDVRFPQDEAVAPSSPFLEEDEGGKKDSWLTELAGERLMAATSCRSLHLYNISDGRGKVGTFGIFKSVYRLGEDVVGTLNLGEGTVACLQFSVSLQTEERVQPEYQRRRGAGGAPSVSHITHARHQESCLHTTRTSFSLPIPLSSTPGFCTAIVSLKWRLHFEFVTSREPGLVLLPPMEQPEPATWTGPEQVPVDTFSWDLPIKAWGCL from the exons ATGATTGAAGTGGTAGCAGAGCTGAGCAGAGGTCCTGTCTTTCTGGCAGGGGAGGCCCTGGAGTGTGTGGTTACAGTCACCAATCCCCTGCCCCCCACGGCCACTTCTGCATCCAG TGAGGCTCTGGCCTGGGCCAGTGCCCAAATCCACTGCCAGTTCCACGCCAGTGAGAGTCGAGTGGCACTTCCTCCCCCCGACTCCAGTCAGCCGGAGGTCCAGCCTGAGAGCCAGACTGTCTTTCTTCCACACCGAG GTGAGAGGGGTCAGTGTATCCTTTCCACTCCACCAAAAATCCTCTTCTGTGACCTGAGGCTAGACCCTGGAGAGTCCAAATCAT ACTCCTACAGCGAAGTGCTGCCTGTAGAGGGACCACCCTCATTTCGGGGTCAGTCAGTCAAGTATGTCTACAAACTGACCATTGGCTGCCAGCGTGTCAACTCACCCATCACTTTACTGAGGGTCCCTCTGAGGGTTCTTGTGCTCACTG GCCTTCAAGATGTCCGGTTTCCCCAGGATGAGGCTGTAGCCCCATCCAGCCCATTCCTAGAGGAGGATGAAGGTGGGAAGAAGGATTCGTGGCTCACCGAGCTGGCTGGGGAGCGCCTCATGGCTGCCACATCCTGCCGAAGCCTCC ATCTGTACAACATCAGTGATGGCCGAGGAAAAGTTGGGACATTTGGCATCTTCAAATCTGTATACAGACTTGGCGAGGATGTGGTGGGGACCTTAAACTTAGGAGAAGGAACTGTAGCTTGTTTGCAG TTCTCAGTGAGCTTACAGACGGAGGAGCGTGTGCAGCCTGAGTACCAGCGGCGCCGCGGGGCAGGAGGTGCCCCCTCGGTGTCCCACATCACTCATGCCCGGCACCAGGAGTCCTGCCTACACACGACCAGAACCagcttctctctccccatccctctcAGCTCCACCCCAGGCTTCTGCACAGCCATTG taTCCTTGAAGTGGCGTTTGCATTTTGAGTTTGTCACCTCCCGAGAACCCGGTTTGGTGCTCCTACCTCCCATGGAACAGCCCGAGCCCGCCACCTGGACGGGGCCTGAGCAAGTGCCTGTGGACACCTTCAGCTGGGACCTGCCCATCAAG GCTTGGGGATGTTTATAA
- the RGP1 gene encoding RAB6A-GEF complex partner protein 2 isoform X2, whose product MIEVVAELSRGPVFLAGEALECVVTVTNPLPPTATSASSEALAWASAQIHCQFHASESRVALPPPDSSQPEVQPESQTVFLPHRGERGQCILSTPPKILFCDLRLDPGESKSYSYSEVLPVEGPPSFRGQSVKYVYKLTIGCQRVNSPITLLRVPLRVLVLTGLQDVRFPQDEAVAPSSPFLEEDEGGKKDSWLTELAGERLMAATSCRSLHLYNISDGRGKVGTFGIFKSVYRLGEDVVGTLNLGEGTVACLQFSVSLQTEERVQPEYQRRRGAGGAPSVSHITHARHQESCLHTTRTSFSLPIPLSSTPGFCTAIVSLKWRLHFEFVTSREPGLVLLPPMEQPEPATWTGPEQVPVDTFSWDLPIKVQPASYCYSVHSHVRAI is encoded by the exons ATGATTGAAGTGGTAGCAGAGCTGAGCAGAGGTCCTGTCTTTCTGGCAGGGGAGGCCCTGGAGTGTGTGGTTACAGTCACCAATCCCCTGCCCCCCACGGCCACTTCTGCATCCAG TGAGGCTCTGGCCTGGGCCAGTGCCCAAATCCACTGCCAGTTCCACGCCAGTGAGAGTCGAGTGGCACTTCCTCCCCCCGACTCCAGTCAGCCGGAGGTCCAGCCTGAGAGCCAGACTGTCTTTCTTCCACACCGAG GTGAGAGGGGTCAGTGTATCCTTTCCACTCCACCAAAAATCCTCTTCTGTGACCTGAGGCTAGACCCTGGAGAGTCCAAATCAT ACTCCTACAGCGAAGTGCTGCCTGTAGAGGGACCACCCTCATTTCGGGGTCAGTCAGTCAAGTATGTCTACAAACTGACCATTGGCTGCCAGCGTGTCAACTCACCCATCACTTTACTGAGGGTCCCTCTGAGGGTTCTTGTGCTCACTG GCCTTCAAGATGTCCGGTTTCCCCAGGATGAGGCTGTAGCCCCATCCAGCCCATTCCTAGAGGAGGATGAAGGTGGGAAGAAGGATTCGTGGCTCACCGAGCTGGCTGGGGAGCGCCTCATGGCTGCCACATCCTGCCGAAGCCTCC ATCTGTACAACATCAGTGATGGCCGAGGAAAAGTTGGGACATTTGGCATCTTCAAATCTGTATACAGACTTGGCGAGGATGTGGTGGGGACCTTAAACTTAGGAGAAGGAACTGTAGCTTGTTTGCAG TTCTCAGTGAGCTTACAGACGGAGGAGCGTGTGCAGCCTGAGTACCAGCGGCGCCGCGGGGCAGGAGGTGCCCCCTCGGTGTCCCACATCACTCATGCCCGGCACCAGGAGTCCTGCCTACACACGACCAGAACCagcttctctctccccatccctctcAGCTCCACCCCAGGCTTCTGCACAGCCATTG taTCCTTGAAGTGGCGTTTGCATTTTGAGTTTGTCACCTCCCGAGAACCCGGTTTGGTGCTCCTACCTCCCATGGAACAGCCCGAGCCCGCCACCTGGACGGGGCCTGAGCAAGTGCCTGTGGACACCTTCAGCTGGGACCTGCCCATCAAG GTTCAGCCAGCCTCTTACTGCTACTCCGTTCATTCTCACGTCAGAGCAATCTAG